A stretch of Cyanobacterium sp. HL-69 DNA encodes these proteins:
- a CDS encoding RNA-binding protein: MSIYVGNLSYSVSKDDLNEVFAEYGTVTRVHIPTDRETGRMRGFAFVEMENETQEDAAIEALDGAEWMSRELKVNKARPRENNKDSFRGGGGRRNGDRF, from the coding sequence ATGTCGATATATGTAGGAAATCTTTCCTATAGTGTAAGCAAAGATGATCTCAATGAGGTCTTTGCAGAATATGGTACAGTAACAAGGGTTCATATTCCCACTGATAGAGAAACCGGTCGTATGCGTGGTTTTGCATTCGTAGAAATGGAAAACGAAACCCAAGAGGATGCGGCTATCGAAGCCCTAGACGGTGCTGAGTGGATGAGTCGAGAGCTAAAGGTTAATAAAGCTAGACCTCGTGAAAACAACAAAGATTCTTTCAGAGGCGGTGGTGGTCGTAGAAATGGCGATCGCTT